One Vicinamibacteria bacterium genomic window carries:
- a CDS encoding response regulator: protein MKVLVIEDDAQTASFVAEGLTRSGHTADCAGTGPEGLQLAMDGSYDALIVDRMLPGLDGVAIVKALRGAGINTPALFLTALDGVADRVLGLDAGGDD, encoded by the coding sequence ATGAAGGTGCTGGTGATCGAGGACGATGCCCAAACCGCCTCCTTCGTCGCAGAGGGCCTGACGCGCAGCGGGCACACTGCCGACTGCGCCGGCACGGGGCCGGAGGGCCTGCAGCTCGCCATGGACGGTAGCTACGACGCGCTCATCGTCGACCGCATGTTGCCCGGACTGGACGGCGTAGCGATAGTCAAGGCATTGCGCGGCGCCGGCATCAATACGCCGGCGCTGTTTCTGACCGCGCTCGACGGGGTGGCGGACCGGGTCCTCGGCCTCGACGCCGGCGGAGACGATT